The sequence TCAGCAGGGTTCGAATCAGCATGCCACTCCTATCGCCTTAGCGGCCATCCCGACCAAACCCTCCAACTGGGGGGCGTTCGCCCGGTTTCCACTCCAACTGCTCTCGGTTCCAGCCGCCTAGCTCTGCAGCGGCTACGTAAGTCGATTCCAGGAACTCCAACAGATCCTCACGAGGAGATCGACTCGCCCGGACCTGATCGTACGGAAGAACGAATTCCATTAGGCCTGAATCCCACCGCGCCGCCTGCGGACCCACCTTGGCTTCCGAGAACCCGGGCGGACTCGGATACGCGTATGAGTAGAATATCGGCTCTGGATAGGATTCGCCTCCTGCCCAGAAACCAGCGCTGCTCAATTGATGGGAGTACGCCTCCCGCGTGATCCAATCCGGAAAGTGCGGGATGCCTCCGGGGTGCGCAGGCGCACGGGTGCCGCTGAACCGGGTCACCGCGAGATCCATAGCTCCCCAGAAGAAGTGCACCGGACTGCACTTCCCGATGAAGCCCCCCCTGAACTCATCGAACACCAGCCCGCTGCTCGACAGGATCCGCCAGAAGCGGTTCGCGTACTCTGGCTGATAGTCGCCCTCGCGCTCGTTGTCTCGGAAGGGAATCGGGTTAGGAACCTCATTGGGCACGCCATGTATCTCCACGGCGATCCCCACTCGCTTTAGCTTCGCCATGAGCTCATGGTAAAACTCCGCGACACTTCGCGGTCGCAGATCCAGTTGCTCTTTCGCGCCGTCCGAAACCAGAATGATGACCATATGATCAACAAAGTCGAAGTCGATCTGGAAAGTACGCCCCTGCCATGGGATCGGCCGACTCGTCAGCCCACGGGAGGTCAGGTGAAGAGTGACGTGCCATTGGTGGTTCACCCACGGAGCGCACGCCACCCGGATCTTCCCCACGATCTGCATCCACATGTGCAACGTGGCTGCAGTGTCCTTCCACTCCGCGAACGGAAGTGCCGGCCAAAGATCGGCTCTCAGGTCATCGTCCGTTGTCATCGGAAGGCTCTCCCTAGGTAAGCTCCAGCAAACCGGCCACGCTACACTCCAAGCCGAGAATACCTCACACGGCCGGCTTTGTCTGCGTCGATGGCGCTAATATCGCGCCTCAGGCACATCCGCAATCGAGGGCAACATCGGATGTAAGGAGTATCGGCAAGGTGACCACGAAACGACCGTCTATTTCTACCTCGGCGAAGCGGGGCTTGCGCTCGGGGTAACGAGCAAGAACGCGAACGGCACTGCCCTCGGCGACACCCGCCACTACGTTGTACGCACTATTTTTTATCGCGCCGGCCACACTCCTGATGGTGCAGGCGACGCCTACGGGAAGCTCAGCTAGTGTCATCGGTGGTGCCCCTTTCTTTTTTGCGGTTAGTGCTTATGTGTTACACAATTGAATTGTATACAACCTAATTGTATATGATATGATTCCCCTGT is a genomic window of Actinomycetota bacterium containing:
- a CDS encoding FeoA domain-containing protein; its protein translation is MTLAELPVGVACTIRSVAGAIKNSAYNVVAGVAEGSAVRVLARYPERKPRFAEVEIDGRFVVTLPILLTSDVALDCGCA